The Ignavibacteriales bacterium sequence ACCGGTGATAAATCTGTTCGTAAATCAATAGCAGATGAACACAAGCGCTGGATGGAATACCGCCGTCAACTTTTCCTTTCGAGCAGATTGGATTCAATCGATATCGAAACTTCCGGTTCATATATAAAACCGCTTGTTGATTTCTTCAAACTGAGGGAAAAAAGATGGTAAAATTCTTACGGTTCTCTTTTGTATGGATTCTCTTTTCTCTTTCTTTTATTAATGCGCAGAATATTTCTGTTAGTGCAACCACAGATACAACAATTTATAAAGTCGGCGATTTTATAAAATACCAGATTGAAATAACTCATGAAAAAGGAATTGTAGTTTATCTTCCGTCGATTAAGGACAGTATTAAGACTCTCGAGTTCATACAAGCTTTCCCGGCAGAGAAAAATGAAGCCAATAATAAAGTAATTGAACGATACCGTTTTATCTTTTCAAAGTATGATTCTGCTCAAGTAACAATTCCGGCCGTTACCGTTGCTTATACTGAATGGAGTTCGGTTAAAAAAAATATCAAGACAAATCCTATTACAATAACGGTTCGCACTCTACCGGTTAATACACAGGAAGATATTCGCGATATTAAAGAGCCGCTTAAGTTGCCGTTGAACTGGCTCTTAATTGGGCTGATAGTATTTTTGATTTTTGCTCTGCTGGTTGCGGCGTATTTCGTTTACAGATATTATAAAAAGAGAAATGCATTGAAACAAAGTATAATACCGGAAATTAAAATTCCGCCTCACGAAGCTGCTCTTGCGAAGCTTGCAGAACTGGAACAAAAGAAATTATGGCAAAACGGTTTTGTAAAACAATTTCATAGTGAAGTAACCGAAATAGTCCGCCAGTATTTTGAAGACAGATTCAACTTCCGTGCTTTGGAAATGACATCCGCAGAGATTCTTGCCGTGTTAAGTTATATGGAAGACGGAAAAAAGATAGTCGGAACATCTGAAAATTTCTTTAGCAATGCAGATCTTGTAAAGTTTGCGAAATTTGAACCGATGCCTAAAGTAAATGAAGAAATGATGAAACAAGCTTATGAAATTGTCAATCAAACTTTTCCGGCAGCTGTACCGCAAATTGTAAGCGAGGAGAAAAATGTTTAGGGATGTAACATTCGCTTATCCTTTTGTATTGTGGTTCCTGCTTCTTATGCCGGCACTCGCATACTGGTACTGGAAAAAGAAAGATAAAATTTCTCCCGATTTTACTTACTCATCAATTCAAATATTCGGTAATATTCCAAAAAAGTTAAAAGAAAAGCTCGCTGATCTTCCCTCATGGTTAAAAATAGCTTCACTCGCTTTTTTTATAGTAGCCGCGGCTCGACCGCAAAGTTTTTCAAGCGGAGAAAATCTTCATACAGAAGGAATTGACATTGCAATGGTGCTCGATATTTCCGGAAGTATGATGGCGGAAGATTTCAAACCTAACCGCGTTGAAGCGGCAAAGAAAGTTATTGATGATTTCATTGCAGGCAGAACAAATGATAGAATCGGTCTTGTAATTTTTTCCGGGGAAAGTTTTACACAATGCCCGCTCACGGTTGACTATTCGGTTCTTCGCGGATTGCTCAAAGAAATTCATACCGGAATGATTGAAGACGGAACCGCAATTGGAAATGCTATTGCCAACGGTGTAAATAGATTGAAAGACAGCAAATCAAAAAGTAAAGTAATGATTTTGCTGACCGACGGTGTGAATAACCGCGGCGAAGTTGATCCTCTTACCGCCGCACAAATTGCGC is a genomic window containing:
- a CDS encoding VWA domain-containing protein, producing the protein MFRDVTFAYPFVLWFLLLMPALAYWYWKKKDKISPDFTYSSIQIFGNIPKKLKEKLADLPSWLKIASLAFFIVAAARPQSFSSGENLHTEGIDIAMVLDISGSMMAEDFKPNRVEAAKKVIDDFIAGRTNDRIGLVIFSGESFTQCPLTVDYSVLRGLLKEIHTGMIEDGTAIGNAIANGVNRLKDSKSKSKVMILLTDGVNNRGEVDPLTAAQIAQKFGIRIYTVGVGTVGEAPYPFQTPFGVRYQMVPVDIDENSLQQIAKITGGKYFRATDNRKLVQIYDEIDRLEKTRVEVTSYRQAKELFYGWAFIGLFLLVTDIGLSRTYLRKLP